Proteins encoded in a region of the Pangasianodon hypophthalmus isolate fPanHyp1 chromosome 21, fPanHyp1.pri, whole genome shotgun sequence genome:
- the sdr16c5a gene encoding short chain dehydrogenase/reductase family 16C, member 5a, whose protein sequence is MNFLLETLRVLVLSVYYFLEAFVKFLLPVGKKSLAGETVLITGAGSGIGRIMATEFASMDVTLVLWDINLDGVKETARAVKEKGAQSVHYYQADCSDRAEVYRVADQVRQEVGDVTILINNAGIVTGKRFMDSPDTLVEKTLQVNTMAHFWTYKAFLPAMTEKNHGHLVCIASSAGLIGVNGLADYCASKFAAVGFAESVALELIATGKEGIKTTIVCPYFINTGMFDGCGTKWPRLLPILEPEYVAKKIMNAIVTDQTYLLMPRSMYFLLFLKSFLPYKESVILGMYFGAFNFMDAFKGRQKKVN, encoded by the exons ATGAACTTTCTCCTGGAGACTCTGCGTGTGCTGGTGCTGTCTGTCTACTACTTCCTGGAAGCCTTCGTGAAGTTCCTCCTGCCGGTGGGGAAGAAGAGCCTGGCCGGGGAGACGGTGCTGATCACGGGGGCGGGCAGCGGCATCGGACGCATCATGGCCACCGAGTTCGCCAGCATGGACGTCACGCTGGTGCTGTGGGACATCAACCTGGACGGGGTGAAGGAGACGGCTCGGGCGGTTAAAGAGAAGGGCGCTCAGAGTGTGCACTACTATCAGGCCGACTGCAGCGACCGGGCCGAAGTGTACCGAGTGGCCGACCAG GTCAGACAGGAAGTCGGAGATGTCACAATCCTCATAAACAACGCTGGCATCGTCACCGGCAAGAGGTTCATGGATTCTCCAGACACGCTTGTCGAGAAGACGCTCCAAGTTAACACCATGGCTCACTTCTGG ACGTATAAAGCGTTCCTTCCAGCCATGACGGAGAAAAACCACGGCCACCTGGTCTGCATCGCCAGTTCTGCAGGACTGATCGGTGTTAATGGTCTCGCAG ATTATTGCGCTAGCAAGTTCGCTGCCGTGGGCTTCGCCGAGTCCGTGGCCCTGGAGCTCATAGCCACAGGAAAAGAAGGCATCAAGACGACTATAGTGTGTCCGTATTTCATCAACACGGGGATGTTCGACGGCTGTGGCACCAA atggCCACGTTTGCTTCCTATCCTGGAACCTGAGTACGTCGCAAAGAAGATCATGAACGCCATTGTGACAGACCAGACCTACCTTTTAATGCCAAGGAGCATGTACTTCTTACTGTTTTTGAAAAG TTTCCTGCCGTATAAGGAATCCGTGATCCTGGGCATGTACTTCGGAGCCTTCAACTTCATGGATGCTTTCAAAGGAAGACAAAAGAAAGTGAATTAA